From the genome of Papaver somniferum cultivar HN1 unplaced genomic scaffold, ASM357369v1 unplaced-scaffold_10, whole genome shotgun sequence:
GGCAATATTTTCAGTATTCAAATTCATAGCATTCATTGCAACTAGATATTCTGTCTATCACCTTCAGCATTTTAATTAAGCATAGCTTTGGTTCTTATTTCAACAGCCCTACCTGTTACAAACATGGTTTTAATAAAGACCAATTTTTATGGGACGGACAGAGCATTAAAGTGTACTCCATCAGTCCCAGAAATAAAAAAAAGTGTTTCACATTTCCAATTAGCCCACTTTTTTTTCTCCACAAAATTAGTTGaatagaccaaaatcaataattcctgctTGAAAGGAGACTGAAACACAAACACACGGTTTTATTCGCTTTAAAATAGATGAAATGCACATCAATGGTGCGCGTGTTAAATAGATGAAATGTTAACAACCCTAACATGatagaatgaaaagaaaatatagCAGTGAGCACAAAAAACTTTgtaacataaaagaaaaagataaagaacACAATGACAATAAAATGAGGTAGAATGCAGTTGTTGTTTGTTTGTATCCAAGGGGAAAATGCTCTGCAGGCACACACTTGATGTCAGTTACACCCACCACGATATGGACAAGCGACCTTTGTGAAATCTTTCTCCTTAAGTTCTTCATCATTAAGAAGATCCCGTGATGCTTTTACTTTCCTTGCCGGCGAATTTGTCCAAGTACCTGTTGAATTTTCAAATCTACTGTGTGTGATGCGGTTGAACACCTTTGGTTTCACCCTGTCATCGTTCTCCGTTATGTTTACTGGGTCAATGTCGAACGTGAAGATGTCTCCATAAGGCCTGGCTGAGTGGGTAATGATCGGCAAAGATATGGGATCAACAGACACTGCAGCAAGATCTGAAGTCACAACAATGCTAAGTCCATCTGGACTGAAGAATGGATGGTTTACATGCCCCCCTAAATCATTTCCACTTGCTATCACTCTTACAACCACAGTCGGATCATTCGGATTCACTAGATACACAGCAAAGTATCCTGAGTCAAGACCATGGTCCTTTTCTGGTGTACCTGGAGGCTTATCACGATTTGACGAAAAAACTATCCAATTTCCTTTGGGAGACCACTGGCATTGTGTGTCAGTCCAATCCCCATCTGTTAGCCTTTTCGGCTTCCTTCCCTTTGTCACCCCTTTTACTGCGTCCATTATGTATAGGTTCTTGTATCCGTCTCTTGTTGACCGATAAACTATTTGTTTCCCTGTTGTACACACATATTGGGAGTATAAGTTAACACAAGTATACAACCAGCAAACGGTTTCATACCATATAATCAAAAAGGTTTTGACCCTATTACCGTCTGGACTGCTGGATGGGAAGGCATTATTGAACCCATCTGTGAGCTGCTCGAGTTGCCGTCTATAACGGGACACATTTTGGATGACGTGGATGTTAATTTACAGTTTCAACAGCGCTGAAAGAAGGTCCGATGCAAACATACAATTTGTCGCTCCTATCGTTTTGGTCCCAAACTGGTGAAAAGACACTGTTTTCGTATAGCTGAAATGAAAACATCTATATCAGCAAACAACAAtgtaaatagaattactcatcaATATATGCCATACTCCCTCTAGTACCTCGCAAGCTATATTTAGCCTTCCGTTGTCAAGTACCCAGACGATCTTGAAATCATTGTCAACAAATGCAAGCCTGGATCCGTTTTTGGAAAATGTGGGAAATCCTCCTCCCACCCTGAATAATCCTATTTCCGGATCTGGAGAAGTGACAATTTGAAACTGCCTTCTGATCTCTCCTTCGTCCTGCGGTAACAACAGACATTCATATCAGTGCCGTGATCTTAGGCTACATCAGAGGCTTAAGACAAGAACTCAAACTGGGTAGTCAGTACGTTGTCGAGAGCTTCACTCGTGGAACGATGGTAGCCGATCCGCTTCCCATCACCAATCTTCGGATCCACTATCACAAAGGGATTGAAATGGTCAGTGGTTGGACAAGTTATTTGGGTGATTCGGATTGTCTCTTGTTCTCCTGTTGAGCAAAATATCTCGATATGTCGATATTTTGCTTCCTCATTGAGATCACTGGACTTGGAATTCTGGCGAATAGTTACAACAGCTACAGTGGTGGCGTCGATGGCTGCCGGTGTGAATGCATCAATGTTGTCTGGGGTTACTGGAGTAACACCACCATTGGCAATGTCAGCTCGGTGCACTCCCCAACGACTGTCACCCTTACGGTGGAAGAATATGATGTTGTCACTTCCCCAAGTCGGCCAACCCCCATTCTTTACAACCAACCTGCGATCATAGGGATCCTCTACATTCATGACATAAATGTCAGTCCTTTGGTCTTCGATTGCTCCATCCCAACCTTCATTTCCCTCAAACGACGCCACAGCTATCTTCTTCCCACACGGGGATACCGAGGGGCTTAAATCAGCATGAGCTGATTTGATGCATAATTAATAAGAAGAGAATCAGAATTGAAATCAACAGAGGCATGATTTATGTAACTGTTATATAAGGAGATTAGGATTATGAACCTCGTGGCGTGAGACGGCCAGTTTCTCCGGTCATAAGATTGGTTTTATAAACAGCAGTCCAAGGCTGACGACGTTCAGTAGCTCGTTCCTTGGTGCTGACATATATAAGATGATTATCGGCAAAGCAACCAGTGTCTTCCATTCGAACACCATGGAAAGGGGATCTACGGAAAATATCGGCCAAGCTATGGACTATTTCCCTCGGTGGGTTGACATCATTCTGACGGATAGATATGTAAAGCAATTCAAGGTTGTCTCTTTCAGATACAAAAATCATGCCTGTGATACGACCTGAATCTACATCCTCCTGGGTGCCATAGCCAGTCAAACTCGTGTAGGTGAAAATTTTCATAAGGGCTTCAGGTGGGATCTGGGAGCCGCTGTAATTGTAGGAGTTCCCATCAGTCAAGCTAAGTTCATCTCCACTCGATGTTGGTGGAATCGGGCAAGAAAATATGTCAAGCGGCACCGGTGGTCGATACGTTGAAAAGAAGGCAATGCTACCTCTAATCTCGACATCTACCTCCTCCATGAGCAGTTTGTTATATTCTTCCCTTTTTGCCTGAGAAAAGTTGCCTGAAACTTTTTTCCAAGAAACAGAAAGAAATTAAATTCAGTTGATTTCTAATCTTA
Proteins encoded in this window:
- the LOC113326966 gene encoding uncharacterized protein LOC113326966; amino-acid sequence: MLSDDFYSYIMKDNVSIPLQLPPRFLSVSGNFSQAKREEYNKLLMEEVDVEIRGSIAFFSTYRPPVPLDIFSCPIPPTSSGDELSLTDGNSYNYSGSQIPPEALMKIFTYTSLTGYGTQEDVDSGRITGMIFVSERDNLELLYISIRQNDVNPPREIVHSLADIFRRSPFHGVRMEDTGCFADNHLIYVSTKERATERRQPWTAVYKTNLMTGETGRLTPRAHADLSPSVSPCGKKIAVASFEGNEGWDGAIEDQRTDIYVMNVEDPYDRRLVVKNGGWPTWGSDNIIFFHRKGDSRWGVHRADIANGGVTPVTPDNIDAFTPAAIDATTVAVVTIRQNSKSSDLNEEAKYRHIEIFCSTGEQETIRITQITCPTTDHFNPFVIVDPKIGDGKRIGYHRSTSEALDNDEGEIRRQFQIVTSPDPEIGLFRVGGGFPTFSKNGSRLAFVDNDFKIVWVLDNGRLNIACELYENSVFSPVWDQNDRSDKLYVCIGPSFSAVETVN